Proteins from a genomic interval of Candidatus Binataceae bacterium:
- the rsmB gene encoding 16S rRNA (cytosine(967)-C(5))-methyltransferase RsmB, producing the protein MKTAARHDRGVPSGSSVGLPARQIALEILMAVERRGSYADAMLGTRVPALPPPDRRLTTRLVLGTIAWRARLDYELERFCGRDLAGIQPEALTIMRMGLLQIRFLDRIAPHAAVSTSVELAKRSHEARATAGFVNAVMRRATREKVALPARSDDEIGWLAIEYSHPRWLVERFLDWFGQDAAEGLMAANNEAAPNVVRLNLARASREQIVRRLQADGMEVEQVACFPETATLKGAARFDSPTYRGGFFQAQSEASQLVARLLAPPGGAAVADCAAAPGGKAAHLAELVGPDGRVTAVDTNFAGLKNARRLCRQLGHRNVQFVQADTSSPLPLAGRFDCVLLDAPCTGLGTLREHPEIRWRVAPNDPARMAVLQSRMLTNAAALVRPGGAMVYSVCSLAPEEGQDVVRAFLDKHPAFHLDLHASNRAVFKGLLDAQGILRTRPDLGGLDGFFAARLVRPD; encoded by the coding sequence ATGAAAACCGCCGCCCGGCACGATCGGGGCGTACCCTCCGGAAGTTCTGTCGGCCTGCCTGCACGCCAGATCGCGCTAGAAATCCTGATGGCGGTGGAGCGCCGCGGAAGTTACGCCGATGCTATGCTCGGTACCCGCGTTCCAGCTCTCCCACCCCCCGATCGCCGGCTGACGACCCGGCTGGTGCTGGGGACCATTGCATGGCGGGCACGGCTCGACTACGAGCTGGAGCGTTTCTGCGGTCGCGACCTTGCTGGAATACAACCCGAAGCGTTGACCATCATGCGGATGGGCTTGCTGCAGATTCGGTTTCTCGATCGCATCGCGCCGCACGCGGCTGTCTCTACCTCGGTGGAGCTTGCAAAGCGAAGCCACGAGGCGAGAGCGACCGCAGGATTCGTAAACGCGGTAATGCGCCGCGCCACTCGGGAGAAGGTTGCGCTGCCCGCCCGCAGCGACGATGAGATTGGATGGCTCGCCATCGAATATTCGCATCCGCGCTGGCTGGTCGAACGATTCCTCGATTGGTTCGGTCAGGATGCGGCGGAAGGGCTGATGGCCGCCAACAACGAGGCGGCGCCCAACGTGGTACGGCTCAATTTAGCCAGAGCGTCACGCGAGCAGATAGTTCGGCGCCTCCAGGCGGACGGCATGGAGGTCGAACAGGTGGCGTGTTTTCCGGAGACCGCGACCCTTAAGGGTGCTGCCCGATTCGATTCGCCAACCTATCGTGGAGGGTTTTTCCAAGCGCAGTCCGAAGCATCCCAGCTGGTCGCGCGGCTGCTTGCGCCGCCCGGCGGTGCGGCGGTGGCGGATTGCGCGGCGGCTCCCGGAGGCAAGGCGGCACATCTTGCGGAGCTTGTGGGCCCGGATGGTCGCGTGACGGCAGTCGATACGAACTTTGCCGGTCTAAAGAATGCGCGCCGCCTGTGCCGTCAATTGGGTCATCGGAACGTCCAATTCGTGCAAGCGGATACTTCGTCACCATTGCCCCTGGCGGGCAGGTTCGACTGCGTGCTACTCGATGCGCCTTGCACGGGGCTCGGCACGTTGCGGGAACATCCCGAGATTCGCTGGCGTGTTGCGCCGAATGACCCTGCTCGAATGGCGGTGTTGCAGTCGCGAATGCTCACAAATGCTGCCGCGCTGGTGAGGCCGGGGGGTGCAATGGTCTACTCGGTCTGTAGTCTCGCCCCCGAGGAAGGTCAGGACGTGGTGCGTGCTTTCCTGGATAAGCACCCAGCTTTTCACCTCGATTTGCACGCCTCCAACCGCGCCGTTTTCAAGGGTCTGCTTGACGCTCAGGGTATATTGCGAACACGGCCCGACCTGGGCGGATTGGACGGTTTCTTCGCGGCGCGCCTCGTTAGACCCGACTGA
- a CDS encoding septal ring lytic transglycosylase RlpA family protein — protein sequence MARRRQVREIGGMSMMISSTFGRCAPLRIIALSFALSTLAGLSGCYSVPEEVPAPPPVPVPVPQVRLPPPASRPKQELASWYGPGFNGRRTTTGERFNENAMTAASKTLPLGSHVVVTNPQNGRSVEVRINDRGPRVRGRTLDLSKRAAQKLGITKRGVARVEITPSSDAKHHPARVAPIAPSAVGPTPVQQSHI from the coding sequence ATGGCCCGCAGGCGGCAGGTTCGCGAGATCGGCGGAATGTCCATGATGATCTCATCAACCTTTGGGCGTTGCGCGCCCCTCAGAATTATCGCCCTGAGCTTCGCGCTCTCGACGCTGGCGGGGCTCAGCGGATGTTACAGCGTGCCTGAAGAAGTGCCGGCGCCACCGCCGGTACCCGTGCCGGTGCCGCAGGTCCGCCTCCCTCCTCCTGCTTCGAGGCCGAAGCAGGAACTCGCCTCCTGGTATGGCCCCGGGTTCAACGGCCGCCGCACGACTACCGGGGAGCGCTTCAACGAGAACGCGATGACTGCGGCGTCGAAAACCTTACCGCTCGGGTCACACGTGGTGGTCACCAATCCTCAGAATGGCCGTTCGGTGGAGGTGCGGATCAACGATCGTGGTCCGCGTGTACGCGGGCGGACGTTGGATCTGTCCAAGCGGGCTGCGCAAAAGCTGGGCATTACCAAGAGGGGGGTGGCGCGGGTAGAGATAACTCCCTCCTCGGATGCGAAGCATCATCCTGCACGGGTGGCTCCGATCGCTCCCTCTGCGGTCGGCCCAACCCCGGTTCAACAATCCCACATCTGA
- the fmt gene encoding methionyl-tRNA formyltransferase: MSVPPRSESDLGAGLKIIFMGTPALAAHILDRLVRAGDPRFRVVAVVTRPDEARGRGLTLSPSEVGAVAATHKIATLKPTRIKTAEFLAELRGFEPDVLVVAAYGRILPQAILKAPRLLPINVHASLLPRHRGAAPIEGAILSGDVETGVTIMRMVSEMDAGPMLLKRAIPIAPDDTQGSLKAKLAELGAAALLDALDHIARGNSHETLQDESAATWTKPVKKEDAIIDWSADAATIERMVRAYDPWPVARTTLNGEWLMIWRGSVASAPTTGGAVGGIVALKPMPVVQCGRGQLALLEVQAPGRKRMRAADFLHGRRISIASQLGT; this comes from the coding sequence ATGAGCGTCCCTCCACGGTCCGAATCTGACCTCGGCGCTGGGCTTAAGATCATCTTCATGGGAACGCCGGCCCTGGCGGCTCATATTCTCGATCGTTTGGTCAGGGCCGGCGATCCGCGCTTTCGCGTGGTGGCCGTGGTTACGCGCCCCGACGAAGCGCGCGGCCGCGGGCTCACACTTTCGCCCAGTGAAGTGGGTGCGGTCGCGGCCACTCACAAAATTGCGACCCTGAAACCGACCCGCATCAAGACGGCCGAGTTTCTTGCGGAACTCCGCGGGTTCGAGCCCGACGTGCTGGTGGTCGCAGCTTATGGGCGTATCCTGCCGCAAGCGATTCTCAAAGCACCACGGTTGCTGCCGATCAACGTGCACGCTTCGCTGCTGCCTCGTCATCGGGGCGCCGCTCCGATTGAAGGAGCTATCTTGTCGGGCGACGTGGAGACAGGCGTCACCATCATGCGCATGGTGTCGGAGATGGATGCCGGTCCGATGCTGCTGAAGCGCGCAATTCCGATCGCGCCTGACGACACGCAAGGTTCGTTAAAGGCCAAGCTCGCCGAGCTGGGCGCGGCGGCGCTGCTCGATGCGCTCGATCATATCGCCCGGGGCAACTCGCATGAGACCCTGCAGGACGAATCCGCGGCGACTTGGACCAAGCCGGTAAAGAAAGAGGACGCGATAATCGACTGGAGTGCCGATGCCGCCACTATCGAACGGATGGTGCGCGCTTACGATCCCTGGCCGGTGGCGCGAACGACCCTAAATGGCGAGTGGCTGATGATCTGGCGAGGATCGGTCGCCTCCGCACCGACCACCGGCGGGGCTGTGGGCGGCATCGTTGCACTTAAGCCTATGCCGGTCGTGCAATGCGGTCGCGGTCAGCTCGCTCTACTCGAAGTCCAGGCGCCGGGCCGCAAACGGATGCGCGCAGCGGATTTCCTCCACGGCCGTCGAATTTCCATCGCCAGCCAGCTCGGAACATGA
- the def gene encoding peptide deformylase, giving the protein MALLRIRKFPDEVLKRPARPVENINGDLNSLVDSMAQTMYAAPGVGLAAPQVGESKRIIVLDPDHEEPGKHLLKLINPRVVAAEGKIIWEEGCLSVIDFSADVERAAKVLVRAWTPEQKEIEIEAEELLAVALQHEIDHLDGKLFIDRISRIKRELYRRKLKKMIKEGKADERPSTVRI; this is encoded by the coding sequence ATGGCGCTCCTGCGGATACGCAAATTCCCCGACGAGGTTCTCAAACGGCCAGCCCGCCCGGTCGAGAACATCAACGGTGATCTGAATTCGTTAGTCGACAGCATGGCGCAGACCATGTACGCTGCGCCCGGTGTGGGACTCGCCGCTCCCCAGGTTGGGGAGTCAAAGCGCATCATCGTGCTCGATCCCGACCACGAGGAGCCGGGCAAACATCTGCTCAAGCTTATCAACCCGCGAGTGGTGGCGGCGGAAGGTAAGATCATCTGGGAGGAAGGATGCCTTTCGGTGATCGACTTTTCCGCGGACGTGGAACGCGCCGCCAAGGTACTCGTCCGGGCGTGGACGCCCGAACAGAAGGAAATCGAGATCGAGGCCGAGGAGTTGCTCGCGGTCGCCCTCCAGCATGAGATAGATCATCTCGATGGCAAGCTGTTCATAGACCGGATCAGCCGCATCAAGCGCGAGCTGTATCGCCGCAAGCTCAAGAAAATGATCAAGGAGGGCAAAGCCGATGAGCGTCCCTCCACGGTCCGAATCTGA